In Sulfurisphaera javensis, a single genomic region encodes these proteins:
- a CDS encoding M28 family peptidase — translation MNLTNKVKELSKYGELIAGDKKEKFVVDKIKAYFEEKKIDIYIYPQEVLNWKENEIEIECDGKKIDAISFPYSPSIDIETNDYKVIKVNNILEVNKYYKNTDVISIFTMDDYFRKIVIKDGKLLSHLPQKPPSIPAFYVRSRDVNKIHGKCRFYLKTSFTPSIGYTIEGIIPGKTNESIYVTAHHDHWFSGEHDNLISVVILPELSSKYELHLVSFTAEESGCYFSSFSWACGSHAFVRESNISPLITISLDNLTTNPQYFVTPGLLKYFENNISSPSPYTDSYNFLKLGIPTISVSDINYYYYHSERDIIDEKENFDEIIHKLNKFLATDIQINKYELINNIFNLPLPIEIKTLAFNLIEKGKYNELLKFYGSVLELNSGLMEACEFYKLVGLKKAYSTAIAIEDFDEIKNNCESSECQELFDKYLSYLQRETTKEYIKVLKNLF, via the coding sequence ATGAATTTAACAAACAAAGTAAAAGAGTTATCAAAGTATGGAGAACTAATTGCTGGTGATAAGAAAGAAAAGTTTGTTGTAGACAAAATAAAAGCATACTTTGAGGAGAAGAAAATAGATATTTACATATATCCTCAAGAAGTCTTAAATTGGAAGGAAAATGAAATAGAAATAGAATGTGATGGAAAAAAGATAGACGCTATATCCTTTCCTTATTCTCCATCAATAGATATTGAAACAAATGATTATAAAGTAATAAAAGTAAATAATATATTAGAAGTAAATAAATATTATAAAAATACTGACGTAATATCAATATTTACTATGGATGATTATTTTAGAAAAATTGTCATAAAAGATGGCAAACTATTATCTCACTTACCTCAAAAACCACCAAGTATACCAGCTTTCTATGTAAGATCAAGAGATGTGAATAAGATTCATGGGAAATGTCGATTTTATTTAAAGACTTCATTTACTCCATCCATAGGTTACACCATAGAGGGTATAATCCCTGGAAAAACAAATGAAAGTATTTACGTAACTGCACATCACGATCACTGGTTCTCCGGCGAGCATGATAACCTTATTTCAGTTGTTATCTTACCAGAATTAAGTAGTAAATACGAATTACATTTAGTTTCCTTTACAGCAGAAGAAAGTGGATGTTATTTCAGTAGTTTTTCATGGGCATGCGGTTCTCACGCCTTTGTAAGGGAGAGTAACATTTCTCCTTTAATTACTATTAGTTTAGACAATCTAACTACTAATCCTCAATATTTTGTTACACCCGGTCTATTAAAATATTTTGAAAATAACATTTCAAGTCCTTCACCTTATACAGATTCTTATAACTTTTTGAAACTCGGAATTCCAACTATTTCTGTTTCTGATATAAATTACTATTATTATCACTCGGAAAGAGATATAATCGATGAAAAAGAAAATTTTGATGAAATAATTCACAAATTAAATAAATTCTTGGCAACAGATATTCAAATTAACAAATATGAACTTATAAACAATATTTTTAATTTACCTCTTCCAATTGAGATAAAAACCTTAGCATTTAATTTAATAGAAAAGGGAAAGTATAATGAACTTCTAAAATTTTATGGAAGCGTGTTAGAGCTTAATAGTGGCCTAATGGAAGCGTGTGAGTTTTATAAATTAGTAGGTCTTAAAAAAGCATATTCTACTGCTATAGCAATAGAAGATTTTGATGAAATTAAAAACAATTGTGAAAGTAGTGAATGTCAAGAATTGTTTGATAAATATCTATCTTATTTACAAAGAGAAACAACTAAAGAATATATTAAGGTTCTAAAAAATCTCTTCTAG
- a CDS encoding HAD family hydrolase: protein MEEFNIFKDVKAIFFDFDNTLVSFDKLSNEALVKVAEDILNFIEENYPNVNTTKEELTKNLIEISKKLDEEGIYDRRVWWEELLKRYNINAEMEDLYEWTQIYWSIAGNNTPYEDSLDAIEYLKRKGFKLGIITNSDGEWGDKRQRLNKFPLISYFDVITISGENNIKPKPNVQPFILSCEKLNLSVSQCLMVGDDPIKDCLAAKKAGLYSILVDREGKVKFAELYADFVIQNLKQLEEIF, encoded by the coding sequence ATGGAAGAGTTTAATATTTTTAAGGATGTTAAGGCTATATTTTTTGATTTTGATAATACTTTAGTTTCTTTTGATAAGCTTTCTAACGAAGCTTTAGTTAAAGTTGCTGAAGATATTTTAAATTTTATCGAGGAGAATTATCCTAATGTTAACACAACAAAAGAGGAGTTGACGAAAAATCTTATTGAGATTTCAAAGAAACTTGATGAGGAAGGAATTTACGATAGAAGAGTATGGTGGGAAGAATTACTAAAGAGATATAATATAAATGCTGAGATGGAAGATTTATATGAATGGACTCAAATATATTGGAGTATTGCTGGAAATAATACTCCTTATGAAGATAGTTTAGACGCAATAGAGTATCTGAAAAGAAAGGGTTTCAAATTAGGTATAATAACTAATAGTGATGGCGAGTGGGGAGACAAAAGACAAAGACTAAATAAGTTCCCGCTAATCTCGTATTTTGATGTGATTACTATAAGTGGAGAAAATAATATTAAACCTAAACCAAATGTACAACCTTTTATCTTATCTTGTGAGAAACTTAATCTTTCAGTTAGCCAATGTCTTATGGTAGGGGATGATCCAATTAAAGATTGCTTAGCTGCTAAAAAAGCCGGACTCTATTCAATCTTAGTAGATAGAGAAGGAAAAGTAAAGTTTGCAGAATTATATGCTGATTTTGTAATTCAAAACTTAAAACAGCTAGAAGAGATTTTTTAG
- a CDS encoding DUF447 domain-containing protein: MDYITDIINLVFPYDGIYEVILGTNGEKPNLAPIGIIKSGNVLKSKIYRNTITFSNLLKFPKCSINIVSDSNLFFNAFFDELKPNTFLEDLPIINQGYTLLANCYYEKLDDPSYFFYKIYFYRKNSDIYPAFNRGNSMLIDLLVHFSRLDIYTKEDLEKYLPIIKYEIEIIRKTMPNSFKNVEKLIDLLTQKGLKI; encoded by the coding sequence ATGGACTACATAACTGATATCATAAATCTTGTTTTCCCATATGATGGTATATATGAGGTTATCCTTGGAACAAATGGAGAAAAACCAAACTTAGCACCTATAGGAATCATAAAAAGTGGAAATGTGCTAAAATCAAAGATATATAGAAATACAATTACATTTTCTAATTTACTAAAATTTCCAAAATGTAGCATAAATATAGTTAGTGATTCCAATTTGTTCTTTAATGCCTTCTTCGATGAGTTAAAACCTAATACTTTTCTTGAAGATTTACCAATAATAAATCAAGGATATACATTACTAGCAAATTGTTATTACGAAAAACTAGATGATCCTTCATATTTCTTTTATAAAATTTATTTTTATAGAAAAAATAGCGATATTTACCCAGCCTTTAATAGAGGAAATTCTATGCTAATAGACTTATTAGTTCACTTCTCTAGGCTTGATATTTATACTAAAGAAGATCTTGAAAAATATTTACCTATTATCAAGTATGAAATCGAAATAATAAGAAAAACAATGCCTAATAGTTTTAAAAATGTTGAAAAATTAATAGATTTGCTTACACAGAAAGGGTTAAAAATTTAA
- a CDS encoding elongation factor EF-2, whose product MPRYKTVEQVLSLMKDITRVRNIGIIAHVDHGKTTTSDTLLAAAGIISQKVAGEALALDYLSVEQQRGITVKAANISLYHEIEGKGYVINLIDTPGHVDFSGRVTRSLRILDGSIVVVDAVEGVMTQTETVLRQSLEERVRPILFINKVDRLVKELKLSPQEVQKKLIDMIMEINNLIEMYAEPEYKEAWRIRPELGNVVFGSAKDKWGFSVPIAQKKGIKFSDVVNAYSSGDKSKVEELANRAPIHEALLETVIKFVPNPKEAQKYRIPKIWKGDLDSDIAKAMMNADPNGPIVLMISDMKVDPHAGLVATGRVFSGTLRAGEEIWLVNAKRQQRVLQVSLYMGPTRELAEEIPAGNIAAALGLDQARSGETAIDVKYKDANVGSFESLHYVSEPVVTISVEPKNPKDLNKMIDALRKLSIEDPNLLVKINEETGEYLLSGMGFLHLEVSLQLLKENYGVDVVTSPPIVVYRESIRTKSQVFEGKSPNKHNKLYISVEPLNEQTIELIANGTVREDMDSKEMARILKDQADWDYDEAKKIIAIDENINVFVNATSGVQHLREVMDTILQGFRLAMKEGPLAHEPIRGLKVVLHDAVIHEDPAHRGPAQLYPAVRNAIFAGFLTSKPTLLEPLQKLDIRVPMDFVGNVTGVITRKRGKILNMTQMGSIARITAEIPVSESFELASELRAASAGRAFWGTEFSRWAPIPDSLLVDAIMKIRERKGLPKELPKVEDFLA is encoded by the coding sequence TTGCCTCGATATAAGACAGTTGAGCAAGTTCTTAGCTTAATGAAAGATATTACTAGAGTTAGAAATATAGGAATAATTGCACATGTAGATCACGGAAAAACCACTACAAGTGATACATTACTAGCCGCTGCAGGAATAATTTCACAGAAAGTAGCTGGTGAAGCATTAGCCTTAGATTACCTTTCAGTAGAACAGCAAAGAGGTATAACTGTAAAAGCAGCAAATATAAGCTTGTACCATGAAATTGAAGGGAAAGGTTACGTAATCAACTTAATTGATACACCTGGTCACGTTGACTTTAGCGGAAGAGTAACAAGAAGCCTTAGAATATTAGATGGCTCAATAGTTGTTGTTGATGCCGTAGAAGGAGTTATGACACAAACAGAAACAGTTCTAAGGCAAAGCTTAGAAGAAAGAGTAAGGCCAATTCTTTTCATAAATAAAGTAGATAGATTAGTTAAAGAATTAAAACTTAGTCCACAAGAAGTACAGAAAAAATTAATTGATATGATTATGGAAATTAACAATCTAATAGAGATGTATGCTGAACCAGAATATAAAGAAGCTTGGAGGATTAGACCAGAACTAGGAAACGTTGTGTTTGGATCGGCCAAAGACAAATGGGGATTTAGCGTACCAATCGCACAAAAGAAAGGTATAAAGTTCAGTGATGTGGTTAATGCGTATTCAAGTGGTGATAAATCTAAAGTCGAAGAATTAGCTAATAGAGCTCCTATACATGAAGCATTATTAGAAACAGTAATCAAATTTGTACCTAATCCAAAAGAAGCTCAGAAATATAGAATTCCAAAAATCTGGAAGGGAGATTTAGATAGTGATATCGCTAAAGCTATGATGAATGCAGATCCCAATGGTCCTATAGTACTTATGATCAGTGATATGAAAGTTGATCCTCACGCTGGTTTAGTAGCTACTGGCAGAGTCTTCTCTGGTACATTAAGAGCTGGTGAAGAAATTTGGTTAGTTAATGCTAAAAGGCAACAAAGAGTGTTACAAGTTAGCCTTTACATGGGGCCAACTAGAGAATTAGCTGAAGAAATCCCTGCTGGTAACATAGCTGCTGCTTTGGGACTAGATCAAGCTAGATCTGGAGAGACTGCAATTGACGTTAAATATAAGGATGCAAATGTGGGATCCTTCGAGTCTTTACATTATGTTTCAGAACCAGTTGTAACTATATCAGTTGAGCCAAAGAATCCTAAAGATCTTAACAAAATGATTGATGCTTTAAGGAAGTTAAGTATTGAAGATCCTAACTTATTAGTCAAAATTAATGAAGAAACTGGTGAATATTTACTTTCTGGAATGGGATTCTTACACTTAGAAGTATCTTTACAATTGCTCAAAGAGAATTACGGTGTTGATGTAGTAACATCTCCACCAATTGTTGTTTATAGAGAAAGTATAAGAACAAAAAGCCAAGTATTTGAAGGAAAATCACCCAATAAGCATAACAAATTATACATTAGTGTTGAACCATTAAATGAACAAACAATAGAACTGATAGCAAATGGTACTGTTAGAGAAGACATGGACTCTAAAGAAATGGCTAGAATACTTAAGGATCAGGCAGACTGGGACTACGATGAGGCTAAGAAAATAATAGCAATCGATGAAAACATAAATGTCTTTGTCAATGCAACTAGCGGTGTGCAACACTTAAGGGAAGTCATGGATACTATACTTCAAGGATTTAGATTAGCAATGAAAGAAGGACCATTAGCTCATGAACCTATTAGAGGATTGAAAGTTGTTCTACATGACGCTGTTATACATGAAGATCCTGCACATAGAGGTCCAGCCCAATTATATCCTGCAGTTAGAAACGCTATATTTGCAGGTTTCTTAACGTCAAAGCCAACATTACTTGAGCCATTACAAAAATTGGATATTAGAGTTCCTATGGACTTCGTTGGAAACGTGACTGGCGTTATAACTAGAAAAAGAGGTAAAATACTTAATATGACTCAAATGGGAAGCATCGCAAGGATCACTGCTGAGATTCCAGTTTCAGAATCGTTTGAACTTGCGAGCGAACTTAGAGCAGCTAGTGCTGGAAGAGCTTTCTGGGGGACTGAGTTTAGTAGATGGGCCCCAATTCCAGATAGCTTATTAGTTGATGCTATAATGAAGATAAGAGAGAGAAAAGGATTACCTAAGGAATTACCAAAAGTAGAAGATTTCTTAGCGTGA
- the leuB gene encoding 3-isopropylmalate dehydrogenase, with translation MAFTVALIQGDGVGPEIVSKSKRILAKINELYSLPIEYIEVEAGDRALARFGEALPKESLKVIDKADIILKGPVGESAADVVVKLRQMYDMYANIRPAKSLPGIDTKYGNVDILIVRENTEDLYKGFEYVVTDGVAVGMKVITRFASERIAKVGLNFALRRRKKVTCVHKANVMRITDGLFAEACRSVLKGKVDYSEMYVDAAAANLVRNPQMFDVIVTENVYGDILSDEASQIAGSLGIAPSANIGDKKALFEPVHGAAFDIAGKNIVNPTAFLLSVSLMYERMYELSNDDRYLKASRALENAIYLVYKEKKALTPDVGGNSTTDDIINEIYNKIS, from the coding sequence ATGGCCTTTACTGTAGCACTAATACAAGGAGATGGTGTAGGTCCTGAAATTGTATCTAAATCTAAGAGAATATTAGCAAAAATAAATGAACTTTACTCGTTACCAATTGAATATATTGAAGTAGAAGCAGGTGATAGAGCTTTAGCTAGATTTGGTGAAGCATTACCAAAGGAGAGCTTAAAAGTTATTGATAAAGCAGATATAATTCTAAAAGGTCCAGTTGGCGAATCAGCGGCTGATGTAGTAGTTAAATTAAGGCAAATGTATGATATGTATGCCAATATTAGGCCAGCAAAATCCCTGCCTGGAATTGATACTAAATATGGCAATGTTGACATTTTAATAGTAAGAGAGAACACTGAAGATCTGTATAAGGGCTTTGAATATGTTGTAACAGATGGTGTGGCAGTAGGAATGAAAGTTATTACAAGGTTTGCTTCGGAGAGAATAGCAAAAGTAGGTTTAAATTTCGCATTAAGAAGACGTAAAAAAGTAACTTGTGTTCATAAGGCTAATGTAATGAGAATAACGGACGGTTTATTTGCCGAAGCTTGTAGATCAGTACTTAAGGGAAAAGTTGATTATTCAGAAATGTATGTTGATGCTGCAGCAGCAAATTTAGTGAGAAATCCGCAAATGTTCGATGTTATTGTAACTGAGAATGTATATGGTGATATATTAAGTGATGAGGCAAGTCAAATTGCTGGGAGTTTAGGCATAGCTCCATCAGCAAACATTGGTGATAAAAAGGCATTATTTGAACCAGTTCATGGTGCAGCTTTTGACATTGCGGGTAAAAATATTGTTAATCCTACTGCATTCTTGCTCTCTGTGAGTTTAATGTATGAAAGAATGTACGAACTTTCTAATGATGATAGATATTTGAAAGCATCAAGAGCATTAGAAAACGCAATTTATTTAGTATATAAGGAGAAGAAGGCATTAACGCCAGATGTTGGAGGCAATTCAACTACTGACGATATTATAAACGAAATTTACAATAAGATAAGTTAA